A genome region from Flavobacterium sp. CFS9 includes the following:
- the queA gene encoding tRNA preQ1(34) S-adenosylmethionine ribosyltransferase-isomerase QueA produces the protein MKLSHFQFNLPKELLAEFPAENRDESRLMVIDRQKQTIEHKMFKDVINYFDDGDVLILNNTKVFPARLYGNKEKTGARIEVFLLRELNSEQRLWDVLVDPARKIRIGNKLYFGDDDSLVAEVIDNTTSRGRTLRFLYDGSYEEFRNKLTELGETPIPKYINREVTAEDAERYQTIYAKEEGAVAAPTAGLHFSKHLLKKLEIKGVNFAEVTLHVGLGTFNPVEVEDLSKHKMDSEELIIRQEACDIVNAAKAGRKRICAVGTTSMRAIESSVSSQNTLNPYEGWTNKFIFPPHDFSIANCMITNFHTPKSTLLMMISAFCGHDLMKRAYEEAIKEEYKFYSYGDAMLIL, from the coding sequence ATGAAATTATCACATTTTCAATTCAATTTACCAAAAGAACTTTTAGCGGAATTTCCAGCAGAAAACAGAGATGAGTCTCGTTTAATGGTAATCGATCGTCAAAAACAAACTATAGAGCACAAAATGTTCAAAGATGTTATCAATTATTTTGATGATGGAGACGTTTTGATCCTTAACAATACTAAAGTTTTCCCGGCACGTTTGTACGGAAACAAAGAAAAGACAGGAGCAAGAATTGAAGTTTTCTTATTAAGAGAATTAAACTCAGAGCAGCGTCTATGGGACGTTTTGGTTGATCCGGCCCGTAAAATCAGAATTGGTAACAAACTTTATTTTGGCGACGACGATTCGTTAGTGGCTGAGGTAATTGACAACACCACTTCGCGTGGTAGAACTTTACGTTTCTTATACGATGGTTCTTACGAAGAATTCAGAAATAAATTGACAGAACTTGGAGAAACTCCAATTCCTAAATACATCAACAGAGAAGTAACGGCTGAAGATGCTGAAAGATACCAAACCATTTATGCAAAAGAAGAAGGAGCTGTAGCGGCACCAACTGCAGGTTTACACTTCTCAAAACACCTTTTGAAAAAATTAGAAATCAAAGGAGTAAATTTTGCTGAAGTAACACTTCACGTAGGTTTAGGAACTTTCAACCCGGTTGAGGTTGAAGATTTGTCTAAACACAAAATGGATTCTGAAGAATTGATCATCAGACAAGAAGCTTGTGATATCGTAAATGCTGCAAAAGCGGGCAGAAAACGTATCTGTGCAGTTGGAACAACTTCGATGCGTGCCATCGAAAGTTCAGTTTCCTCTCAAAATACTTTAAATCCTTATGAAGGCTGGACCAATAAATTTATTTTCCCTCCTCATGATTTTAGTATTGCAAACTGTATGATTACAAACTTCCACACACCAAAATCAACATTATTAATGATGATTTCTGCTTTCTGTGGTCATGATTTAATGAAAAGAGCTTACGAAGAAGCCATCAAAGAAGAATACAAATTCTATTCTTACGGAGATGCGATGTTAATCCTATAA
- the aroA gene encoding 3-phosphoshikimate 1-carboxyvinyltransferase, with product MNLLLQTTQHNLQGQIAVTGSKSETNRLLLLKALFPNITLTNTSNSDDSEVMQKALIGHDEIIDIHHAGTAMRFLTAYFAVNEGREVVMTGSSRMQERPIKILVEALAQLGVEISYEKEEGYPPIRIKGKKVTASKVTLAANVSSQYISALLLVAPKLENGLELTLEGEITSIPYIKMTLALLNDLDIQTSFKGNVIKVYPKTEVASKEMVVESDWSSASYFFSLVALADTASITLSSYKDNSLQGDSELVSLYEKLGVKTTFQNNKMTLVKQENFKFENVNFELNNTPDIAQTIVVTCLGLGIGCHLTGLHTLKIKETDRLEALRVELTKLGATISVTNDSLTLEASESINHNVKIATYNDHRMAMAFAPLALKVPIIIEDAGVVSKSYPDFWNDLKALEFEVAEIA from the coding sequence ATGAATTTACTACTCCAAACAACTCAACATAATTTACAAGGACAAATTGCAGTAACCGGATCAAAAAGCGAAACCAATCGTTTGTTGTTATTAAAAGCACTGTTTCCAAATATTACTTTAACGAATACTTCAAACTCCGATGACAGCGAAGTCATGCAAAAAGCATTAATTGGTCATGACGAAATTATAGACATTCATCATGCAGGAACGGCGATGCGTTTTCTAACGGCATATTTTGCAGTAAACGAAGGCCGTGAAGTAGTCATGACAGGCTCCAGCAGAATGCAGGAGCGCCCGATCAAGATTCTGGTAGAAGCTTTAGCACAACTGGGAGTCGAGATCTCTTATGAAAAAGAAGAAGGTTATCCGCCAATTCGAATCAAAGGGAAAAAAGTAACTGCTTCAAAAGTAACTTTGGCAGCCAACGTAAGCAGTCAATACATTTCGGCACTTTTGTTAGTGGCGCCAAAACTGGAGAATGGCTTAGAATTGACTTTAGAAGGTGAAATCACTTCGATTCCATACATCAAAATGACTTTGGCTTTGCTAAATGATTTAGATATTCAGACCAGTTTTAAAGGAAATGTGATCAAAGTATATCCAAAAACAGAAGTAGCTTCCAAAGAAATGGTAGTAGAATCCGATTGGAGTTCGGCTTCGTACTTCTTTAGTTTAGTAGCTTTGGCAGACACTGCTTCTATAACGCTGAGCAGTTACAAAGATAACAGCTTACAAGGAGATTCTGAATTGGTATCGCTTTATGAGAAATTGGGAGTGAAAACTACTTTTCAGAACAATAAAATGACTTTGGTAAAACAGGAGAATTTTAAGTTTGAAAATGTAAATTTTGAATTGAACAATACTCCGGATATTGCACAAACAATTGTTGTGACTTGTCTGGGATTAGGAATAGGATGTCATTTAACAGGTCTTCATACTTTAAAAATTAAAGAAACAGACCGATTGGAAGCATTACGAGTGGAACTTACAAAATTAGGAGCCACTATTTCGGTAACCAATGACAGTTTGACTTTAGAGGCATCAGAATCGATTAATCATAATGTGAAAATCGCCACTTACAATGATCACCGTATGGCCATGGCGTTCGCACCATTGGCTTTAAAAGTTCCGATTATTATTGAAGATGCAGGAGTAGTTTCAAAATCATACCCTGATTTCTGGAATGATTTGAAAGCTTTAGAGTTTGAAGTTGCCGAAATTGCATAA
- a CDS encoding nucleotide pyrophosphohydrolase: MDLKNAQLDVDTWIKEHGVRYFNELTNMAQLTEEVGEVARIIARRYGEQSEKESDKNKDLGEELADVVFVVLCLANQTGIDLQAAFDKKMDLKSVRDKDRHKNNDKLK, translated from the coding sequence ATGGATTTGAAAAATGCACAACTGGATGTAGATACCTGGATTAAAGAACATGGCGTTCGTTACTTTAACGAATTAACGAATATGGCACAACTTACAGAAGAAGTAGGTGAAGTTGCCCGTATCATTGCCCGCAGGTATGGAGAACAGTCAGAGAAAGAAAGCGATAAAAACAAAGATTTAGGCGAAGAACTGGCTGATGTTGTTTTTGTAGTGCTTTGTCTGGCCAATCAAACCGGAATAGATTTACAAGCTGCTTTTGATAAAAAAATGGATTTAAAATCAGTTCGAGATAAGGATCGCCATAAAAACAACGATAAATTAAAATAA
- a CDS encoding DUF3857 domain-containing protein — protein MKSIKFLSFLIVLLCMFKGTAQEFKLGKVSVAELEQKVHPKDSSAAAAILYRKGTARFEYDETQGFVVVTEVETRIKIYKKEGYDWANQKVWYYNENDFKEKVTFSDAVTYNLVGGKIEKTKLKSDGVFDEVVNKFRAQKKITMPNVKEGSVLEFRYVLRCPSDRMIREWDFQTSIPVDYSEFTTYIPEYYVFNPRQKGYIFPKTTVEKALKTLTFTSKERSGWLNSSTTFSTDKLDYQETKTTYVAKDFPAMKEEAFVNNIDNYTSSIQHELSMTKFPRKEYKMYSVDWNSVVKTIYEYKDFGAELSKTGYFEEDLKKKLEGKNSQEEKILVVLHHVKENVKWNDYFGYYADNGVKKAYKEKTGNIADINLMLTAMLRYAGLTANPVLVSTRSNGISLFPNRTAFNYVIAAVETPEGNILLDASDKYSTPNVLPLRALNWYGRLIRKDGSSEEVDLMPKKSSNDIVFMNYSVDPDGKITGKTRRQCTDYNAVITRHNISSLKEEEYLEKLENQNNKIEISEYSKTNEKDILLPIVESYSFTGSNLCEVIGGKIYVSPMLFFANQENPFKQEVREYPVDFGFPFTDKYNITLKIPEGFAVETLPAPAIFNMEENLGSFKFNIAANDNLLQITVQHQINDAIVSTEKYEMLKEYYKGMIAKETEKIVLKRI, from the coding sequence ATGAAATCAATCAAATTTTTAAGTTTTTTAATTGTGTTGCTCTGCATGTTCAAAGGGACAGCGCAAGAGTTTAAATTAGGAAAAGTGTCTGTTGCCGAATTAGAACAGAAAGTTCATCCTAAAGATTCATCAGCGGCGGCAGCTATTTTGTATAGAAAAGGAACAGCCAGATTTGAATACGATGAAACGCAGGGTTTTGTTGTGGTAACGGAAGTCGAAACCAGAATTAAAATCTATAAAAAGGAAGGGTATGACTGGGCAAATCAAAAGGTATGGTATTATAACGAGAACGACTTTAAAGAAAAGGTAACATTTAGTGATGCAGTGACCTATAATTTAGTTGGAGGTAAAATCGAAAAAACAAAACTTAAGAGTGATGGAGTGTTTGACGAGGTAGTCAATAAATTCAGAGCACAAAAAAAGATTACAATGCCTAATGTAAAAGAAGGTTCTGTTCTGGAGTTTAGATATGTTTTAAGATGTCCAAGTGATCGAATGATCAGAGAATGGGATTTTCAAACGAGCATTCCTGTAGATTATTCAGAATTTACAACTTATATTCCGGAGTATTATGTGTTTAATCCAAGACAGAAAGGATATATTTTTCCAAAAACTACAGTAGAGAAAGCTTTAAAGACACTTACTTTTACAAGTAAAGAAAGAAGTGGCTGGCTGAACAGTTCTACAACATTTTCTACAGACAAATTAGATTATCAGGAGACTAAAACAACTTATGTGGCAAAAGATTTTCCGGCTATGAAAGAGGAGGCTTTTGTAAATAATATTGATAATTATACATCTAGTATTCAGCATGAATTATCGATGACTAAATTTCCTCGTAAAGAGTATAAAATGTATTCAGTAGACTGGAATTCAGTTGTGAAAACAATTTACGAATATAAAGATTTTGGTGCAGAGTTAAGCAAGACAGGATATTTCGAAGAAGATTTAAAAAAGAAACTGGAAGGGAAAAATAGCCAGGAAGAGAAAATACTGGTTGTTCTGCATCATGTGAAAGAAAATGTGAAATGGAATGATTATTTCGGATATTATGCGGATAATGGAGTTAAGAAAGCGTATAAAGAAAAGACAGGGAATATTGCCGATATTAATTTAATGCTTACAGCGATGTTGCGTTATGCCGGCTTGACAGCAAATCCGGTTTTAGTGAGTACACGTTCTAACGGGATTTCGCTTTTTCCAAACAGAACCGCTTTTAATTATGTAATTGCGGCAGTTGAAACACCGGAGGGGAATATACTTTTAGATGCTTCAGATAAGTACTCAACCCCTAATGTTTTGCCACTTAGAGCGCTAAATTGGTACGGTCGATTGATCCGAAAAGACGGAAGCTCCGAAGAAGTAGATTTGATGCCTAAGAAATCGTCGAATGATATTGTGTTTATGAATTATAGTGTTGATCCTGATGGTAAAATAACAGGGAAAACCAGAAGGCAATGTACAGATTACAATGCTGTGATTACCAGACATAATATTTCTAGTCTCAAAGAAGAAGAGTATCTTGAAAAATTGGAGAATCAAAACAATAAAATTGAAATCAGCGAGTACTCAAAAACCAATGAAAAAGATATTTTATTACCTATTGTTGAATCGTACTCTTTTACAGGAAGTAATTTATGTGAAGTAATTGGCGGTAAAATATATGTGAGTCCGATGTTGTTTTTCGCAAATCAGGAAAACCCATTCAAACAGGAAGTAAGAGAATATCCGGTAGATTTTGGTTTCCCGTTTACTGATAAATACAATATTACACTTAAAATTCCTGAAGGATTCGCAGTAGAAACATTACCTGCGCCAGCAATTTTCAATATGGAAGAGAATCTGGGGTCTTTTAAGTTTAACATTGCAGCAAATGATAATCTTTTACAAATCACAGTGCAGCACCAGATTAATGATGCAATTGTATCTACCGAAAAGTATGAAATGCTAAAAGAATATTACAAAGGGATGATCGCTAAAGAAACAGAGAAAATTGTTTTAAAGAGAATCTAG